The genomic DNA AGGCGGCCACCTTCCTAATGAGAAACttttaatgtaaatatgtaatgtaaataaaaaacaagcCGAGCGGTATTTAatcatggacacaaataaaaatacccACCCCAAATAATATAAAGTTGAGATCAACTGATTTAGCTACATTTCTTACCGTTCTGATTGATGGGGCTCATGGTAACGAGGAAATGCAAACTTCAAAAGAAATAGAACATTGTCCCAGATATAAAATACCGTTTCCTTGATCGCTCTGTagtagacaaaaatatcaactacttttaatacaaataataataaggtaataaaacaagTGATTTGCTGATTCACTTGttcaaaacaaacaacaaatgtCACAAATGAATTATATAAAAGAATTTGAGAAGTCCTACTTCACAGGTAGTAATATGTCATCGTCTGTGCCTTTTCTTTTCAAATCTTCAAGATGAAAACTAATTGAAAACAGAATTTCCCTAATAAGTTGTTCTAAATTGGTGTGGCTGCAAGATAAAGGGGGAAatctgttaaaaatattttctaaaaatacttaacaaaaatacataaaatcaaTGAATAGTTTGCATTATTAAATTTGAACATGTTGCGTTGGTCTTATACcttgaataaaataaatgatcacgGCTTTCTATAATAAGAATTGCATGGTTTATTCTGTTAAGAAGTCTGTTGAGCTTTGAAATCCCAAAACCACTTTCAGTCAGTTTTTCATAAACGGGGAGACCATAAACAGTAGCAATCTTGTCAAAGACCCTGATAAATATgcaaaacaacagaaaaagagATTAAATTTAGTGCTGAGCAAACAGGGCCGGATTAACCATACGGGCaactgggcaattgcccagggGCCCAAGACCTCTAAAGGGCCCACGGCAACAAGGGCACGAGCAAAatactgtatctgtatctggccgctttatattaaacaaactgtcaACACAGACTTTTGCGCAACACAGAGAGACGCTGCGCTGCCTATGACTTTGAACGTTAGTTGAGAGCGGTTGAGAGTCAGTctcatgcggactgaccaatgaaGAGAGGGCCTCAAGTTAAGGTCAAAGGTTCGCTGAGCGTTACGGACGCAAGGCGTTGCTACAAGTGAAAAAAATGAGACATGGAGAAACTAAGTGGAAGCGCGAAGCggaaattaaaaaaggaaaaggacatcagaaacgcagaaaatgtaaagtataaacagtggtgtagtctacgtgattAATCCCGATTAATCgcatgcatacaaaataaaagttatttttagcataatatacaagtgtgtgctgtgtgtaattattatgtatatataaatacacacacattcatgtatgtatttaagaaacatttacatgtgtgtttatatttatttatatttttatatataaatttaaaagatatatagaccgtttcagcagtaacaacataaacaagcggctgtcgcagTCCGCatgaacttccggtaaactccgctaagaataaataacaacaaagttctttaaacatagttttttttatataacaagcaaaaaaaaaaacacatagattacctaggaatttgttatttttgatgaggcatttgttcaagagatcagtttagcaactagtcagaccattaaaaaaacgaaaccggaagtaaggttcggatccagacgtgtatcacgtgcgtccattaaaccgtctatataaataaaacatttttgaaatgtatatatttatgtctgtgtgtttaaatatacataataattacacaaagcaCATACACTTTTATTAttcaaaaaattacttttattttgtatgcgattgatcacgattaatctttgcccagcatcTTTCACCATCATATTTTAAGATTTGAATAACTTTAAATAACATGATTCATATCTCAAACAGCATTGCAAGATGTTTGCATAAAAGAAGTCAATCATATTTATAAATCATAATTGAGATTTACCAGTTAGATTGATTGAATCTGTCGTAACCAAACAGTTCATTTCCATGTTTATAATATTTCAGGGCCACGGCTTCAAATAATTTACCAAATGTATTGTTAGCCCATCTGGAaaaaaatgaaccatggttaGCAGGTTTAGTGAATTACTGCacacaaaataccatatagatgaCATAGATTATATAACATAGATATAGTTCAGCATAGATTATGAAGAAGATTAACAACATCTTCCTTACGTTAAAATGTAATGGTTTGCTTGTGGTATAAGCACATGATAGTTTTCACTTGAATTTTCCAACTGTGTTAGCTCCACCCGTCGCCTGAAATGCAtaagaaaaattattttcttttatgcTCGCTTTACATTATATTTGTCTATACATTTctaatacatttgtatattttaagcATTAGGATTAGTCTTACTTCCTAGAGTCTAAGTATTTCTTATGGAATGACAAACTTTCTGTGTGTTCCAAAATCTGATCCCAGTAAAAAACAATCAACCCGGATGCAGTTCTGgaaaatgaacaaaaattaATTGTTTAGAGGTGAACAGATCAGATCAGGTCTgattacattaaataaacaaacgCCTTTACCTTAATGATacaagaaaatcatttttttctttttgtctttctAAGGTCGATATCTCAGCAGCCTTCTCTCCAACCTGattcataagcagctgcgctctGATTGGAGGGAACAATGTATAGATACGATTTAttaaatttatacatttttggtgAATACAGTACAAATACAGCATCACAGTAAGTGTGAATGAAAGCTTAGCACTGGACACTTTAGGGTTCAGTTTGATATAAAATGCATCAAGATTTGACTCCAGTGAAAAAAGCATGACATGAACTCAGTCTTACTCCTCATGAAGTTGGTTTAGATCAAATTTTCCAACTTCTAAAACAATATTCACTCCACCTTTGAGGGCATCCACAATCCCAGATTTCACAATCCtgttaaatgacaaaatgttaaaGGTTATATACACTTAACATCAAAGTTCTCCTATTGAAAAATGACcagatattaaaatatgtttttgcattAAAACAGTTAAGAAAAGAAACATTTCCTTTCCTCTTGGATATGTTTAAATACATAAAGTACACAGAAACCCAGAAAACATAGCAATGAAGGAATATAGAGGTCATACGTCTTGGCAAGAAGGTAACTCAAGAGATTCAAGGGTTTATCGTATATCGGTGGGGCTCCTTGAAGATACTCTGACTCCACTtctctgtaaaaaataaatcaaatgaagCATTTACGTTAAATATGTGGACAAACTGGGTCAATAACAATGAAAGCAGAGGTACATGACATAGACAATTGATTTGTAAAtctttattaacatttttatgaCAGCTTTATAAATGCAACGCTGGATTTTACACACAATCTTACCTCCAGATGCCAGCCATGGTCTCGGTTTTAAACGTTTCAtcataaatgtttatgtatcttttgaaaaaacacattcatggGTATTAGGTTAGTCATGGGACCAAGATACTTCAGTAAAGTATAGCTTTGATCATTTACTAAAgggttttaaagtgaaaatttgGAAATCTTATGGTCGAATAAGTTTCTCAGTGATCTCTCTGGTCATTGTTACGGATGTTCTACCCGCAGACAACGAAAGCTTTAAGTGTTGTAGActgtaaaagaaataaatacatCATGATTTTCTTTATTGAAGAATAacttaaattgtataaaaaACTTATACATGTACACAGTAGAGCATGCCCAAAAATGATGTAAACATTTGCATAATATTTTTGCTctttctttaatattttattaaagatgccTTCAAAATGTTAtatgcattttgtttgttttaagtatAAGCGCAGGATAATAACTACAGCATAAAAGAGGatcaacaaataataataaaatagataaaagaTAGAAacccctctttctctctgtcaaTATCATTGATTTGTTTTACAGTCTGTCTTAAGTCTTTCCAGTGCTCTTGGACCGCAATCCTGCAAAACAAAGAAAGGTGCTGAACAGAGCATTTAATGCAAGAATAATGTGCTGTAAGGTACGTTGTGCATTGTTGGCCTTACCTGGATTTTTTAAACTGATTTTCTCGTACTATTTTCTCTGTAACATTTTTGACTTTTTCCAGTATGTCTATAAACACGGCAATCCCAGAGTTGATGATTTGTCGTTCTAACTGTTTTTCTGATAAGTCAAAACTCTGCACACCTTAAagacaaaacaataaacaacTACAAATGATAACAAATGATTCAAATATTGTTGTTACTAAAGATGTTGGATGACCAATGCTACCACATGCTGTTTATCCAGATTTAAATTAAGGAGCCCGTGTGACCAAGTTTAAATATCAAGACACGTTTCAATTTTGgaggaaaaaacataaacattactTTACCATAACAGAGAAATGCTGTTAAACTTATGACAGCTAGAAGTTTGTTCATGTTGTCGTTTTGTACTAAGAAAGATATAAACAGGTTTATACACACTTAAACAGACCAataatgaatttaaataaaGGTTGTGTACTTCATCTTGAACATTTCTATACCAAACTAATAAAAAGTATCCTGTCCAACACTTACCTGCTGCTTATACTCAAACCTGTCTGGATGAGATGCACACTATCTCTCACAGTCTGACTCTTGTTTACATTGTTAAATACAAACTGATAACAGTGTTTGAGATCAGTAGTCCACAGAAGAGTGAACTTAAAATAATCTTTTTTCTTCCacagcaaataaaaaacagcagATTCAAGTTAAACAAAAGCGCTTCGATATATAGTGTAAACGCACTTCCGGCAACCCGAGTTTGAATCCCGGCTTGaagtcctttgccgatcccatacccctctctctaCCCTCTACTTTCCTGTCGTCTCTCAAACTACTGTCtatcaataaaggcaaaatagCCCCAAAAAAGTTAACTAATTTTTAAATTTGAATACCAGCATACAAAAAGCTCAGTTGACAGCGTATGATATTGCCAAATTAAAGGTTATGGGTTCGATCCTCAGGGTATACATGTAGATCAGCGGTCACCAACCTTTTTACACCCAAGATTTCCAACCTCAGCCTTGATGAAAGGCAAGATCTAACTATCAAACGGCCCAAATTGAACCTCCAACTTAAGATGTTTTATTTCGGCTAAttaaatttgaattaaataaaatgccTTGATCCAATTTTCAAATGCCAAAAGAACTCAGTCATGATATTTAAAGTTTCCCCTTTCTGTGTGGCAAAATAAGAGGAAAACATTCACCATTAACACAGTTCTTCTTAACAAAGTCAGTATGACATAGCAATGTGAAACTTTATCATAATAAAGACTTGGTATCTCATATTTATGAGATTTGGTAACTCCCAATTATAACTATGTCATCAAGGATATCCAAGGGGTTTTAATgctgtctgataaatgcatttaATATCACCAATCTACTATTTACTACACAACACAGTTTTATTTCAGCAAtatttaatgtatatgaacaCAATTTTAAGTACATTCAGCttaaaacattttctgtaatGATTTTCTTTTATGGAAGAGTAAAGcagtttttattagttttaattttACTACAGTCATTATACTAATATTCTATATTTGAGAAAACAACTCTCAATGATCGTATAATAAATGATGTTGATCAAAACAAATGACATCAGCAGATGGTCCTAGGTTTTGAGAAGTTCCATATTTATATCATGAATCAATTTTTTAAAGGCTCTGAggaaaaacaaaagcaaaatgtaatattttaaagttgtTTTGAATCTTTTAATTCACATGAAGAGTGAGATTTTCATCTGCTCTTTATTATCATgcaattcttaaaaaaatcaaaatgtaaaTCTTACAAAGCCGATGCATCTATCCTTTGACTGAACCCTTCAGTCAAATCACCAAAGTTCATCATTTCTAGTATCCCTCGAGTGGCATTGAGAAagttcctttaaaataaaatgaaaatgctttaaacacacacatagcCTATATATTAATGTGTTATTTACATATTATATTTAGTACCACATAAtcaataattgtttttttaaacttacatCGGTGCTTCTTCAAGTTCCTCTTCAGTAAATTCTCCACTTTTTATTAACTCATTAATAAAGATTCTCCTCATATGATTCCACTCTCTACAGAATGAATACAAATGAACAATGTGAAGACAATAGTGTAACATTtcaaatcatttaaaattgttaaaagatatttaaatatGCACATGTTAAGTGCTTAAGATTTTATTCTTGTatatagcattaaaaaaatgctgcgttaatttttttaactagTTTCGACCCATTGTTGgctcaaatataaacattgggTTAATTCAATCTACCAGCTGGGTTCTTtgatttttaacccaatgcagggttgaaaataacccagcacttTTAAGAAAGCATTGTATGACcttcatttaaaattgtaataaCGTGCAATGTacataatttatcataaatttatatgtaaataaaaaacaagtgtAGCTGTATTTTATCATAGATGCAAATAAAAATACCCACACTAAATAATATAAAGTTAAGATCAACTGATTTAGCTACATTTCTTACCTTTCTAATTCCTGGGGCTCATAGTTAATATCACGCCTGGGTAGAAAAAAGTCCCAGATTTCAAATACCATTTTCTTGATCACTCTGTAGTAGACAGAAATATAAACTAGCTTAAATACAAATGAtaataaggtaataaaacaagtgatttgctgattgaaaataaacatttcatgTGACAATAATTTGATATGTCCTACTTTATAGGCAGTAATATGTCATCGTCTGCGCCTTTTTCTTTCTCATGTACAATAAGAAGACTAATTATTGACAGAATGTTATGAATAACTTGTTCTGTAAAGGTCTGGCTGAAAGAGAAAGGGGGAAATcggtaaataaaaattaaacactCAAGTACACtttaacaaaaatacataaaatcaaTGAATAGTTTGCATTATTAAATTTGAAAATGTTGTGTTGGTCTTATACCTTGAATAAAGTTCATTGCCTTCCAGAATGATAATTACATGGTTTATTCTGTTAAGAAGTCTGTTGAACTCTGAAATCCCAAAACCACTTTCAGTCAGTTTTTCATAAATGGGGAGACCACAAACAGTAGCGATTTTGTCAAAGGCCCTGGTAAATATGCAAAACAAGAGAAAaggtaataaaatatatatctttCACCATcatattttaagatttaaataaCTCAGACTTTAAATAACATGACTCATATCTCTCAAACAGCATTGCAAGATGTTTGCATTATTAAAATCTGTAAAAGAAGTCAATCATATTTATAAATCATAATTGAGATTTACCAGTTAGATTGATTGAATCTGTCGTGACCAAACAGTTCATTTCCATGTTTATAATATTTCAGGGCCACGGCTTCAAATAATTTACCAAATGTATTGTCAGTCCATCTGGAAAAAATGAATCATGGTTAGCAGGTATAGTGGATTACTGCACACAATGTAAATACCATATAGGTGACATAGATTATATAACATAGATATAGTTCAGCATAGAGTATGAAGTAGATGAACAACATCTTCTTTACTCCAAAATGTCATGCTTTGTTTTTGGGCTTATAAGCACATGATACTTTTCACTTGAATTTTTCAACTGTGTTAGCTCCACCCATCGCCTGAAATGCataagaaaattatttttttatgctcACTGTacattatatttgtttatattattgcGTTAGGATTAGTCTTACTTCCTAGAGTCTAAGTATTTCTTATGGAATGACAAACTTTCTGTGTGTTCCAAAATCTGATCCCAGTAAAAGACAATCAATCCGGATGCAGTTCTGGAAAATGAACAGAAATGAATTGTTTAGAGGTGAACAGAtcagattaatttaaataaacaaatgcatttaccTTAATGATacaagaaaatcatttttttctttttgtctttctAAGGTCGATATCTCAGCAGCCTTCTCTCCAACCTGATTTATAAGCAGCTGCACTCTGATTGGAGGAAACAATGCATAGATACGATTTATTATATTTAGACATTTTTGGTGAATAGCATTGCAGTATGTGTGCATTTTAGCACTGGAGACTTTAAAGTATGGTGCAGTATGATATAAAATGCATCAAGATTTGACTATCCAGTTTGGTTGTCAATAAAAAGCATGCCATTAAATCAGTCTTACTCCTCATGAAGTTGGTTTAGATCGATTTTTCCAACTTCTAAAACAATATTCACTCCACCTTTGAGGGCATCCACCATCCCAGATTTTACAATCCTGTTAAATGCCAAAATATAGAAAGTTATACCTTTCAAATAAATATATGCTGCATAATCACACTGTcagtaggggtgtgacgagacacttaatctaCGAGACGAGACAAGAGATTGGGTTCATGAGAACGAGAGGGGacgagatttttttttttggaagaaatcctcaatgataaaataaacgaatgggaaactgaaatcacattacttttaaatgttttaactaatcaagactgtccctaacaattattttgctaattgataatgaagtattttgatatttttggtaataaaaatagacccgatttagcaataacctttaaaattacataataatgatGCAATAATCAtttgttcaaataaagtatcaaaacaAGTAAACACAGTAATAAGTAGACTTTGTAGTAAAAACCAgcattatgtattataacaaatgcatgCAGGGGGCGCTAACGGACCCGCTTTTGTTACTTTCACTTTAGAATCTAAACTTCAGCCGCTTACTTTTAACTAAACAACGTTAAAATCCattgaaatctttaatatttgtccaATTCGTTACAACAAAAATGATATAGCCACTTTTATTCTTGATCAAGAACATGCAAAGGTAAAATCATGTAAACTGATGGTTTAATCTGCttctgacactgatcaacagacaatCGCAACGCGTAGACGAACTTGGAAGCACAAGAAAAGCACATGCAGTAAAAGActgaatataatgcatgcacacacTGTACTGGAAAAGGTTTAACCAAAAACTTAACTTTATGCTGACAGTGACCGTttctcaaacagaaagctgcatcctccgaaggtcgcatatgcaggctgcatacgtcatcaagcctggtttatttcagttaactgagcattacattcgatgtcataagcatattacaacaatttacgattaacttaatacaatagtaaactttataattgttaatattctgttataagacagtctttatgaagtatgcagtctacaaatgcgacctATGCGTGACATAATTAATTTTGCGAAACATATTTAATCTCGCGAGATCTCGTCGCaggagatctcgtcacacccctaactGTCACCGCTAAATGATCACATTCATCATAATgaccaaatattaacatgtttttgcattaaaacagttaagaaaagaaacatttttctttCATCTTATTTCTGattatgtttaaatatacataaagtACCCAGAAAATATAGAAATGAAGGAATATAGAGCTCATACGTCTTTGCAAGAAGGTAACTCAAGAGATTCAAGGGTTTATCGTATATCGGTGGGGCTCCTTGAAGATACTCTGACTCCACTtctctgtaaaaaaataaatcagaaaaaacaTTTACGTAAAGAATGTGGACAAACTGGGTCAATAACAATGAAAGCAGAGGTACATGACATAGACAATTGATTTGTAAATCAAAGCAACGCTAGATCTTACACTGTATAAACACAATCTTACCTCCAGATTCCAGCCATGGTCTCGGTTTTAAACGTTTCAtcataaatgtttatgtatcttttgaaaaaacacattcatgagTATTATGTTAGGCATTGGTCCAAGATATCTGCAAGTAAAGTCTTATAATTTACTAAATTTACTAAAGAAGTTTTTAAGTGAAATGTGGAAATCTTACGGGCGAATAAGTTTCTCAGTGATCTCTCTGGTCATTGTTGCGGATGTTCTACCCGCAGACAACGAAAGCTTTAAGTGTTGTAGactgtaaaatgaaaaatacatgattttctttattgacgaataacttaaattgtataaaaaaaactttcttgcTACTACACCAGCTAGTCATATACATTAGTGCATGCCCAAAAATGATGTAAACATTTGCATAATATTTTTGCTctttctttaatattttattaaagatgccTTCAAAATGTTAtatgcattttgtttgttttaagtatAAGCTCAGCTTTGAGAAGAATTAAAGGAGGCTTGGTCAAAAAAAACTTGTgcaaagtttataaagttaGCCCAGGATAATGACTAAAGAGgatcaaaaaatattaaagataaaACACAGAAACCCCTCTTTCTCTTTGTCAATATCATTGATTTGTTTTACAGTCTGTCTTAAGTCTTTCCAGTGCTCTTGGACCGCAATCCTGCAACACATAGAAAGGTGCTGAACAGAGCATTTAATGCAAGAATAATGTGCTGTAAGGTAAGTTATGCATTGTTGGCCTTACCTGGATTTTTTAAACTGATTTTCTCTTACTATTTGCTCTGTAACATTTTTGACTTTTTCCAGTATGTCTATAAACACGGCAATCCCAGAGTTGATGATTTGTCGTTTTAACTCTCTTTCTGATAAATCAGAACTCTGCACACCTTAAAGACAAACAGATAACAAATGATTCAAATATTGTTGTTGCTAACCAATGCATTCACATgcatgctgtctatccagattTAAATGAAGGAGCCCGTGTGAACAACTTTAAATGTCAAGACACGTTCAATTTTGGAGGAAAAACTCAAAGTAAGTTTACCATAACAGAGAAATGCTGTTAAACTTATGACAGCTAGAAGTTTGttcatgttgttgttttgtaCTAAGAAAGATATAAACAGGTTTATAAACACTTAAACAGACCAataatgaatttaaataaaGGTTTTGTACTTCATCTTGAACATTTCTATACCAAACTAATAAAAAGTATCCTGCCCAACACTTACCTGCTGCTTATACTCAAATCTGTGTGGATGAGATGTACACTATCTCTCACAGTTGTAATGTAACTCTTGTTTACATTGTTAAATACAAACTGATAACAGTGTTTGAGATCAGTAGTCCACAGAAGAGTGAACCTAAATAATCTTTTATAGTGCCAAAACTTTCACAGTAGATTcaagttaaacaaaaataaagttgcttCCCATATGGCGAGAAAATAAATAtatctggccaaaaatatattttaaatatatgctaaaaacattttgtagaaagtaatgctcaatttaatatatttttaatttggaaatatatttagttttaaccttaaTATATCAACTATTTCAAAATGTTAttcaagggcaagcaaatacatttccCATATTATTGGCAAAAATGTATTCTTTGGCAAAAAagatttaaatatatgctaaatgcaagttcaaagtatatttttgaagttgaaaatatatttaattttaacctttttaaaatAGTTGTTTACCGTTCGTATATTTTTATTCCTCCAATGCAGCGTGAATATATGTCTTTGGATTGAAATATATGGAGggctaaatgtttttttaatgcttaaaaatgtataaaaaaatgtatatatttcaaaataaataaaaaatgaccaaaaaatatgtgggtgaaaaatatatttcaacaattatattttttggccattttatattttgaaatatatttaaaaatatttttttgccgaATGGGTTGTGTAAAATTGATCAAATGTGTATGAATCGTTTATGGATGATtgcctttaattttttatttgaataccAAAGCTCACTTGGTGTATGACACTACCCGATCAAAGGTGATAAGTTACCTCAGGGTATACACGTACATGTAGGCTACTGAAAAAAATGTACATATCGAATGCATTTGGGATAAAggtttttgaatgtaaatacTCGTTTTTTATGTTGCAATTGGTGAAAATAGAACAAATTATAACGGAAATGGATTTTGACATTAGCCAGCTATATCTATAACAATTTTGGATAAAGCACGATTTC from Misgurnus anguillicaudatus chromosome 20, ASM2758022v2, whole genome shotgun sequence includes the following:
- the LOC129454994 gene encoding uncharacterized protein isoform X10; translated protein: MNKLLAVISLTAFLCYGVQSSDLSERELKRQIINSGIAVFIDILEKVKNVTEQIVRENQFKKSRIAVQEHWKDLRQTVKQINDIDKEKEGLQHLKLSLSAGRTSATMTREITEKLIRPYINIYDETFKTETMAGIWREVESEYLQGAPPIYDKPLNLLSYLLAKTIVKSGMVDALKGGVNIVLEVGKIDLNQLHEEVQLLINQVGEKAAEISTLERQKEKNDFLVSLRTASGLIVFYWDQILEHTESLSFHKKYLDSRKRWVELTQLKNSSEKYHVLISPKTKHDILEWTDNTFGKLFEAVALKYYKHGNELFGHDRFNQSNWAFDKIATVCGLPIYEKLTESGFGISEFNRLLNRINHVIIILEGNELYSSQTFTEQVIHNILSIISLLIVHEKEKGADDDILLPIKVIKKMVFEIWDFFLPRRDINYEPQELEREWNHMRRIFINELIKSGEFTEEELEEAPMNFLNATRGILEMINFGDLAEGFSERIDSSALAFKEMIHYINMELHKT
- the LOC129454994 gene encoding uncharacterized protein isoform X9 translates to MNKLLAVISLTAFLCYGVQSSDLSERELKRQIINSGIAVFIDILEKVKNVTEQIVRENQFKKSRIAVQEHWKDLRQTVKQINDIDKEKEGLQHLKLSLSAGRTSATMTREITEKLIRPYINIYDETFKTETMAGIWREVESEYLQGAPPIYDKPLNLLSYLLAKTIVKSGMVDALKGGVNIVLEVGKIDLNQLHEEVQLLINQVGEKAAEISTLERQKEKNDFLVSLRTASGLIVFYWDQILEHTESLSFHKKYLDSRKRWVELTQLKNSSEKYHVLISPKTKHDILEWTDNTFGKLFEAVALKYYKHGNELFGHDRFNQSNWAFDKIATVCGLPIYEKLTESGFGISEFNRLLNRINHVIIILEGNELYSSQTFTEQVIHNILSIISLLIVHEKEKGADDDILLPIKVIKKMVFEIWDFFLPRRDINYEPQELEREWNHMRRIFINELIKSGEFTEEELEEAPMNFLNATRGILEMMNFGDLTEGFSQRIDASALAFKKLIHDINMELLKT
- the LOC129454994 gene encoding uncharacterized protein isoform X8; this translates as MNKLLAVISLTAFLCYGVQSSDLSERELKRQIINSGIAVFIDILEKVKNVTEQIVRENQFKKSRIAVQEHWKDLRQTVKQINDIDKEKEGLQHLKLSLSAGRTSATMTREITEKLIRPYINIYDETFKTETMAGIWREVESEYLQGAPPIYDKPLNLLSYLLAKTIVKSGMVDALKGGVNIVLEVGKIDLNQLHEEVQLLINQVGEKAAEISTLERQKEKNDFLVSLRTASGLIVFYWDQILEHTESLSFHKKYLDSRKRWVELTQLKNSSEKYHVLISPKTKHDILEWTDNTFGKLFEAVALKYYKHGNELFGHDRFNQSNWAFDKIATVYGLPVYEKLTESGFGISEFNRLLNRINHAIIILEGSELYSKQTFTEEIIRFILLDISYLFEREKEKGTDDDILLPIKVIKTIVFRIWDFFLLERNINYEPQQSEREWNHMRRIFINELIKSGEFTEEELEEAPMNFLNATRGILEMINFGDLAEGFSERIDSSALAFKEMIHYINMELHKT